One genomic window of Rissa tridactyla isolate bRisTri1 unplaced genomic scaffold, bRisTri1.patW.cur.20221130 scaffold_29, whole genome shotgun sequence includes the following:
- the LOC128903283 gene encoding olfactory receptor 14J1-like, whose translation LHYGTLLGSRACVHMAAAAWGSGFLNALLHMANTFSLPLCQGNALDQFFCEIPQILKLSCSHSYLREVGLLVVSACLTFGCFVFIVLSYVQIFRAVLRIPSEQGRHKAFSTCLPHLAVVSLFVSTAMFAYLKPPSISSPVLDLVVAVLYSVLPPTPVEEAYLGKRRTS comes from the coding sequence ctgcactacgggaccctcctgggcagcagagcttgtgtccacatggcagcagctgcctggggcagtgggtttctcaatgctctcctgcacatggccaatacattttccctacccctctgccagggcaatgccctggaccagttcttctgtgaaatcccccagatcctcaagctctcctgctcacactcctacctcagggaagttgggcttcttgtggtcagtgcctgtttaaccttcgggtgctttgtgttcatcgtgctgtcctatgtgcagatcttcagggccgtgctgaggatcccctctgagcagggacggcacaaagccttttccacgtgcctccctcacctggccgtcgtctccctgtttgtcagcactgccatgtttgcctacctgaagcccccctccatctcctccccagttctcgacctggtggtggctgtgctgtactcagtgttgcctcca